The genomic window TTTGCTCGACGAGTGTTCGCATCGGGAGGCAGTAAACAAGGCGTCGGGGCCAGGGCTTGTGGGCAACATGATTGGGCTGCGGCTTTGAACTCCCATTGGGTGATGGTGGGTGTGGCAGGGTGTAGAGGCGGTTCCATAACCAGGCAAGCACGACGGCAGCGGTTTTTCCCAAGCCGGTGGGGATGTGGATCAGTTGTGATTGGCAGACGGTTCCGGTTTGGAGTGATGAGGGATTGGCGGGGTCGGCATCAGGGCCGCACGCGAGACGGCACTGGTAGGGGTAGGGAGTGTGAGAACCTGTGGCGAGGCGGAAGAATGTGTCGAATCTGACCGGTGTCATTTCAGTTCAGAGAAGAGAGTACCGCGAGTGAGACGCCGCAAGCAAGAGAAAGTTCATGGCCCCTGGTGGTTGATGAGGGTGGGCGGCATGTCTGTGCGGTTCGGTGCGGCGGGCGGGCTTGGTGCGCTGATGGGCTTGGTGTCCTGTTGTGGGACAGGGTGTCCATAAATGTGACCCGCGGGGTCAGGCGGTGCGGACTGCTGCGCTCTTGGGGATTTGGTGGGGCGTGGGAAATGGGGAAGGTGACGTTCGCGGGGTGAAGGAATGCGTGCGTGGGATGGGCACGGCCCGAGGTGGCGGCATGCCATGTGTAATGGAGGCTGCATCAGTTGGGAGAGATGGGTTTGTGCGCCACCCGACCTGCTCTGCCTTGCCGGTCGGGACGTGCTGAAGCCCATGTCGTGCGCAGGTGAGCCCATGAGAGCCTCGGGAGGAGACCCGGGCTGTGCGGTACCGCGAGCACCCGGGCGCCGTGGCAGTTGCCCTGGAGGGTTGTTTGCCGGCGGAGATTGGGTGGAGGATTCCGTGGCCTGCACGAAGGATCAGGAGGCAAACGGGTAAACGACCGGATATGCTTCTGTGGAACCGTGGGCTTGGGGCGAGAACCGAGATGGCGGGTGCCGGTCGAGCGGGTGAAGGCGTGGCGGTGGGAAGGTCACGGGCTCCGGGTTTGCCGATTGAAATTGCCGCGAAGATGAAGGGTTGTGAGGAGGTGCGGCGGTGGGATAGGATGCTTTTGATGAGAGCGCATCGGAGTGACGGGGTGACGTGGCTGGGTGTGGGGCTGATGGTGTGGGTGGTTGGGGGAGTGGCGGATTGGGGTGGGGCTGCGGAGGCACGCTGGAGCTGGCAGGATAGTTATGCCGAGGTGGATCCCCGCGGGGATTTGCGGTGGCGCCCGCGACCGTTCGTGTTCGAGCGGGGTTCGTCCGTCCGGTACATTGATTTCGAGGGGGGCGATGACGGGAACGAAGGGGACAGTCCGGAGCGTCCCTGGAAGCATCATCCGTGGGATCCGAACGCGGCGGGTCGGGCGGCGGCGGAGCGGGGCGTGCATACGTACGTGTTCAAGCGGGGCTCGGTGTATCGGGGGCGGTTGTTGGTGCGGGATGCGGGCCGGCCGGATGAACCGATTCGGCTGACCGCGGATCCGGAATGGGGCAGCGGGGAGGCGGTGATATGCGGTTCGGAGCGGGTGAGCCGGTGGGTGCGTGGCGCCACACATCCGGACATTCCCGAGCCGGAAAAGGTATGGTGGACAGACCTGGATTTCCTGCCACGGTCGGTCTGGCTGGTCGACGCGACCGGGGGTGTGCGGCGGATCCCGCTGGCGCGGACGCCGAATTGGAAGGTGTCGAACCCGGACGATGTGAAAAGCGAATGGTGGGAGTGGGACAATCCCGGCCGTCCGTTTGGCAATGTGGTGACGAATGGGCGCGGACAGATTTTGCATCTGGGGATTGACACGCGACACATCCGGGACAGGCCCGAGGACTACTTTCGGGGTGCCCTGGTGTGGACCGAGTTTGGCTGGGTGATGAGTGCTCCCTATCCCACGCCGGTGGAGGTGGTGGATCTGCAGCGGCACGGTTTGGGGTTTGCGGGTTGGACCGGGGGCGGGACGAACGGGGTGATCATGCGCGGCATGCGGTACTATCTGGAGGACAAGCCGCATTATCTGGACGATCCCGAAGGTGAGTTTTGGTTTGAACGGCGCGGGCGTGGCGGGCGGTTGTATCTTCGGCTGCCGAACGACGGAGATCCGAGGGTGGAACGGGTGGAGGTGGGTCGGTGGAGCAACCTGGTGGAAGGGCGGCGGGTGGAACATGTGCATGTAACCGGCCTGACCTTCCGATTTACGACGCCGGACTGGGACTTGACGGCGCCCCCCTGGGATTTTCGGACGCAACCCTGGTCGTTGCGGCCGGAGCAGCATCCCGGCTGCATCTTTGTGTGGGGTGAAGGTCGGGACATTCGGATTGCCCATTGCCGGTTTGAGCATGTGGTGATGCCGGTTCGGATTCGTGCGGTGGAGCCGGGGCAGAGGGTCGACGGGGTACGGATCGAGGACAACGAGGTTTGCTACACGGATCACGGGATTTTTTCCGTGTGTGACGGTGGCGCCTGGGGTTATGCGGACCTGCGAGGGCGGCTGGGGGATGTACGGATTTACCGCAACCGCTCCTTCGAGACGGCACGCCGGCCCTCCCGATACAGCAACGGGATTGGCATTGAAGTGGCGGGGGCGCGCACGGTGGAGATAGCCGGGAACATCCTTGAGCGGTCCTACGCGCAGGGGATTGACGTGCTGGGCGGCAAGCGGAGCGGTGTGTGGGGGGATGTGCCATTCACACGCATCCTGATTCATCAGAACAAGGTGTGGGAGTCCCTGTTGAACTGTAATGACTTTGGCGGGATTGAGACGTGGCAGGGGGGACCGGCCTATGTGTTCAACAACCTTTCTTACAATCCGCTGGGGTACCGGCATTGGAACCGTTCCACGGGCACCGACGCCGGGTTTGGTCATGCGTACTATCTGGACGGTGCGTTCAAGAACTATCACTTCAACAACATTGCGTGGGGTCGGGGCAGGGATCCGAAGGGGGCCGTGGTGAACTGCGCGGCGTTTCAGGAGATCATCAGCTATCAAAACACGTTTTTCCACAACACGGTGTACAATTTCCACATGGGCTCACGGCGGCAGGAGCCCCGGGCCGGGCGGAACAAGTATGTGGCGAATCTGTGGCAGGGGATTGGCGGGTATGTGTTCCGGCATGCGGACCCGGCGCGGACCCGTGCGGAGGGCGAGGCGGCGCAGGCACGGCCGACGGGGGAGCGATATGCGCTGGAGCTGAATGCGTTCAGTCGGAATGTGTTTTATGACTTTGCCCAGATGGGGGTGTTGGAACCGTCGGGCCGGTGGCTGTCGCGGTTTGAGGATTTTCAGCGGGCGTTGCGGGAGCATCGGAGTCTGACTTACGATCTGGGGGTGGTGAGTCCGGTTCCGTTGCTGAGGGATCCGGAGCGCGGCGACTTCCGGCCGGTGGCAGGGTCCCCCGCGGTGGACGGTGGGGCTCGTGTGTTTGTTCCCTGGGCGTTGGCGGCGGTGGTCGGTGAATGGCACTTTTATCCGGCCGGGGATGATCAGGCGCTGATCCCGGATGAGCATTGGTATCTGACGGACTATCATGTGTCGCGGGACACGTACGGGGATCGGCCCACGTATCCGTTGCGGGTGGTGAATGGGCGGCCGGAGGATTTTGAGGTGGGGCTGCTGGAGGACTGGGTGCGGGGCGCGCTGCGGTTTCGTGCTGATCGGCGGCAGTACGCGGTGGTGACCCATGCGGAGATGATGCGGCCGTTTCGGTTTACGGATTTGAAGCGGAGCCGGCACGAGAACGCGCAGCCGGAGCCGCATGTGGTGGAGGGGGAGGCTTTGAGGAATCTGCAGGTGTATCGCTCGGGTTTTTTGGTGGAGCTGGTGGTGCGGGTGGAGGCGGGTCATGGGGGATCGGTCCTGGTGGAGAAACGGCGGGGCACGGGGTACAGCCTGGGGGTGACGGAGGAGGGCCGGTTGAGATTTGAAGTGGGACCGGAGGGTGCGGGCTTTCGGGTGGAGAGTGAGACGCGGGTGAACGACGGGCGTTGGCATCATGTACTGGCGGAGGCGGACAGGGAACGCCGGCGGCTGACGTTGTATCTGGATGGCAGGGTGGCTGGTGAGGCGGCGGGGCCGGACGATTCGATGTCGCTGGCCAACGAGGGGGATTTTTATGTGGGGGGAACGCCGGGCGGGAGGTGGCTGGAGGGTGTGATGGATTTCCTGCGGGTGGCGCTGGGCACGTTGCGGGATGCGGACACGTGTGTGGAGGAGCTGTATGCCTGGGAGTTTGACGGCCCGTTTCTGCGGGATTTTGCCGGGCGAAGTCCGAAGGGTTTGCGGCGTGACGCCGGGGCACTGGAGCTGGTGGACCCGCCGGGCGACCCTGTGAGTGCAGTCCGGTGACAGTGAGGTGCCGGGTTGTGAGAGGTTAAAAAGGCTTTTCCGGGTGGCGGATTTGGGGCAGCTTCCCGCCGGCGTGTGTGCGTGCGGTGCAATGGGATCGGGTCATTCGATGAGTGCGTACGAGGAAACCCTGGCGAGGCTTCGGGCGCGACCGGCACGGTGGCTGGTGACCGGCGCTGCCGGTTTCATTGGTTCGCATTTGTTGGAGCAGTTGCTGCTGTTGGATCAATGGGTGGTGGCGCTGGACAATTTCAGCACGGGAAAGTGGGAGAACCTGGAGGCGGTGCGCGCGCAGGTGACGCCGGAGCAGTGGGCGAGGTGTCGGGTGGTGGAGGGGGACGTGTCGGATCCGGGGGTGTGTGCGGCGGTGTGCGAGGGGGTGGAATATGTACTGCACCATGCGGCACTGGGGAGTGTGCCGCGCTCGATTGCCGAGCCCCGGGCGAGTCATCGGGCGAATGTGACGGGGACACTGGAGCTGATGGAGGCGGCGCGGCGGGCGGGGGTGCGGCGGTTTGTGTATGCGTCGAGCAGCTCGGTTTATGGGGATGACCCCCATCTGCCGAAGCAGGAGGATCGGATCGGCCGGCCGTTGTCGCCCTACGCGGCAACGAAGCGGGTGGACGAGATTTATGCGGACACCTGGGGGCGGGTTTACGGGCTGGAATGCATCGGGTTGAGGTATTTCAACGTATTCGGACCGCGGCAGGATCCGGAGGGCCCGTATGCGGCGGTGATCCCGCGCTGGATGGAGGCGCTGTGGCGCGGGGGGTCGGTGACGGTGTACGGGGATGGGGAGACGACACGGGACTTTTGTTATGTGGGGAATGTGGTGCAGGCGAATCTGCTGGCGGCGACGGTGGAGCGGGCGGGTGCGGTGCATCAGGTTTACAACATCGCGGTGGGGGAGCGGACGTCATTGAATGCGTTGTATCGGATTCTGGTGGCGGGGTTGAAACGTTGGCGGCCGGAGGTGGAGCCGGGCCGGCCGGTGTACGAGGATTTCCGGCCGGGGGATGTGCGGCATTCGTTGGCGGACATCCGCAAGGCTCACGAATGGTTGGGTTACGAGCCACGGTACCGGCTGGAGGAGGGGTTGGAACTGACGTGGGCGTGGTTTGCCGCGCGCCCGGCCGGTCAGGGGTGTGGTGGGAACGGCGGGGCCGTAGCTCGCCCACGGGCAACGGCCTGAGCGGGCGGTGCTTTGATAGATGATGCGACCGACCGGATCTTCCCGGTTCAGGTGGCCAGCAGGAGTTCGGCGATCTGGACGGCGTTGAGTGCGGCGCCCTTCAGGAGCTGGTCGCCGCAGACCCAGAAGCAGAGGCCATTGTCGAGGGCGCAATCCTTGCGGATGCGCCCGACGGCGCAGTTGTCCTTGCCGGCCTGGTAGAGGGGCATGGGGTACTCGCAGCGGGCCGGGTCATCAATGACGTCGAGGCCGGGGGCCTGGCGCAGGACGTCGAGGGCGGCCTCCACGGAGACCGGTTTTTCGAACTCGGCGCTGACGGCCACGGAATGGGCCCGGTAGACGGGCACGCGCACGCACGTGACACTGGCCCGGAAGCCGGGGTGGTGCATGATTTTGCGGCCCTCGTTTTCGAGTTTCATTTCTTCGCGGGTGTACCCGTTGGGGAGGAAGCTGTCCACGTGGGGGAGGACGTTGAAGGCGATCTGGTGGGGGTAGACCTCGCGGGTGACGGGCTCGCCGTGGACGATCTGGCGCACCTGTCGTTCCAGTTCGGCGATGGCCCGGGCGCCGGTGCCGGAGACGGCCTGGTAACTGGAGGCGAAGATGCGGCGGCAACCGAAGGCCCTGTGAAGCGGGTAGAGCGCCATGAGGGTGATGGCGGTGGTGCAGTTGGGGTTGGCGATGATGCCGCGATGCCAACGGACGTCGTCGCCGTTGATTTCGGGGACGACGAGCGGGACGGTGTCATCCATGCGGAAGGCGCTGGAATTGTCGACCACCACGCAGCCGGCCTTGACGGCTTCGGGTGCGAACTGTTTGGAGACGGAGCTGCCGGCGCTGAAGAGGGCGAGGTCGACGCCCCGGAAGGAATCGGCTTTGAGTTCCTGGACGGGGATTTCCTCGTTGCGGAACCGGATGGTTTTGCCGGCGGAGCGGGCTGACGCCAGGAGGGTCAGCCGGCTGAGCGGGAATTGTCTCCGTTCCAGCGTCCGGATCATTTCGATGCCGACGGCGCCGGTGGCACCGACGACAGCCACGTGTGGTTGACGGTTCATAGTCGCTTGAATGGGCATGTTACGCCATGGTGCCGGTGTGTCAATGAGCCCGGTTGGGCGTGTGGTGGGCGCCGGGGACGGAGGGGTGCGTCCCGGTGTTTGGCGCCCGGCCGTTTTTCTGGGCAGGCCGCGGCCTCTTTGGCGGGTCTGCACCCATCCTTTCGGAACCGTCCCAATGGTGATCTCTAAGTTCGGGTGTGCAAGCCATTGACGCCACTGGTTTGGAGGGCGGGCGGGGTCGGGGCGCAAAATTCCCGGCGGGTCCGAGGCTGCGAACAGGCGGGAGGTGTCCGGCTGGGGTGGAGGTGGAGAAATGCAGGTTGACCCCGGGGTGGGATCCGTTATGATTTTTGCTTAAATTTGCGGGTTCGCAAAAAGGAAAGGAACAACGGATTCTATGGCAGTCAAAGTTGCAATCAACGGGTTCGGCCGGATCGGCCGTTTGGTGTATCGGGCCCTGGTGGAACAGGGGATGGTGGGACGGGACATCGAGGTGGTGGCCGTGGGTGATATTGTACCCGCGGACAACCTCGGTTATCTGCTCAAGTACGATTCGACGCAGGGTCGGTTTCAGGGGACGATCGCCTCGGAGAAATCGACGCCGGATCGTCCGGACGACGACATCCTGATCGTGAACGGCCACCGGATGAAGGTGGTGAGCGCCAAGGAACCGTCGCAACTGCCCTGGAAGGACCTTGGGGTGGAGGTGGTGATTGAGGCGACCGGGTTGTTTACGGACGTGGAGAAGGCCAAGGGGCACCTGGCGGCCGGGGCGAAGAAGGTGATCATTACGGCGCCGGCCAAGGGTGACTGTCTGACGGTGGTGATGGGGGTGAACCATGACCAGTACGATCCGGCCCGGCACCACATTGTGTCGAATGCGTCGTGCACGACCAACTGTCTGGCCCCGCTGGTGTACGTGCTGTTGAAGGAGGGATTCGGCGTGGAGGAGGGCCTGATGACCACGGTGCATGCGTACACGGCGACGCAGAAGGTGGTGGACGGACCGAGTCGCAAGGACTGGAAGGGCGGTCGGACGGCGGCGATCAACCTGATTCCTTCCACCACGGGTGCGGCGAAGGCCGTGGGTCTGGTTCTGCCCGAGGTGAAGGGCAAACTGACGGGCATGGCGTTCCGTGTGCCGGTTCCGACCGTGTCGGTGGTGGACCTGACGGTGCGGACGGTGAAGGAGACCAGCTATGCCGAGATTTGCGCGGCCATGAAGAAGGCCAGCGAAACGTATCTGAAGGGGATTCTGGGTTACACCGACGAGGAGGTGGTGAGCACGGACTTCATTCACTGCCCGTTGTCGTCGATTTTTGACGAGGGCTCGGGCATTGAGCTGAACAAGCGGTTCTTCAAGCTGGTGAGCTGGTACGACAATGAGTGGGGTTACAGCTGCCGGGTGGCCGACCTGCTCAAGCTGATGATTGACAAGGGCCTTTGAGCGGGTGGGGAAGGCGACCCGGTCACGGGTTGGGCGCCGGCGGTTTTCCCGGAGGGGAACCGCCGGCGTTGTTTTTGCGGGCCGGGCGGAATTGGGAGGGACCGGGTGCGGGCGGCTTGAGCGGGGGTGCGGTGAAGGGGATGTCGGAAACGGATTGCGTCGGGGGTCGGTGCAGGGTATGAATGCGCGCGGCTGAAGGGTTCGGGAAGGTCCGAATCCGCGTCACGTTCCGCCCGGCGCATCGGTTCCTCTCGACTGGGAGCGGTTAACGAGACGTGTGGACATGAATCTGCCCCTTTTTTTTGCCGCTGCGGTGGCACGGCCCGTGCCGACCGAGTGGGAGCTTGTTTACGTTTGGAATCAGACCCGGCCTGAGGCCAAGGTCATCATTGTCTGTCTGCTGTTGTTTTCGATCATGGCCTGGTCGGTCATGATCTCGAAGGCGCTGCAGATGCGGCGGGCGCGGAAGCTGAACCAGTATTTCATGGAGGCGTTTCGGTCGCAGAAGCGGGTCCTGGACCTTTTTGACCGGCGGGTGCAGGCGGAGGGTTGTCCGTTGTTTGTGGTGTATCAGGCCGGGTGTGCCGAGCTGGATGCGCGGTTGCGCGGGTCGGACGGGGAGGGTCGGCGGCGGCACCTTTCGCTCAAGGGGATGGAGCATGTGAAGCGGGTGCTGGAGAATGCGGTGGCGCAGGAGGCTTTGAAGCTGGAGTCGGGACTGATTTTGCTGGCGATTGCGGTGAGTGGCGCGCCGTTTCTGGGGTTGTTGGGGACGGTTTGGGGGGTGATGAGCACGTTTGCTGGGGTGGCGCAGCAAGGGGTGGCGACGCTGACGGCCATGGCGCCGGGGGTGTCGGCCGCGCTGAGCACGACGGTGGCGGGTTTGTTGGTGGCGATTCCCTCCATGTTCGGGTACAACTGGCTGGTGCATCATTTGCGGGTGCTGACGGTGGAGTTGGACAATTTTGCGCAGGAACTGGTGTCCCGCATGGAGACGGAGTATATGGCGGAGGATTGAGAGGGGGTTCGGAACATGCGCCGATTCAGCCAACGCACGCACCTGGTGACCCTGAGCGAGATCAACATCACGCCGCTGCTGGATCTGGCTTTTGTGTTGTTGATCATTTTTGTGATCACCACGCCGTTGCTGGAGCAGAGCCTGCCGTTGAAATTGCCGCAGGGGGGGCTGCCGGATACGCCGCTGGATCCGCGGCTGGTGCGGACCGTGGAGATCACGGCCCAGGGGGTTTATATTCTGGATCGGCGTCCGCTGCGGCTGGATCAGGTGGAGGCCCAACTGGCGCAGGATTTCCGCGTCAATCCGAATCTGGTGGTGTACATCCGGGCGGACGAGAATGGTCCGTACAAGCATGTGGCGGCGTTGTTGGACCGCTGTTTGCGGCACGGGATTACGCGGTTTTCGTTGCGGACGGAGGCGGTGCGGCGATGATGGACCGATGGCAACGCCGGGGTTTGATGGTGTCGCTGGCACTGCACGGGTTGTTGGTTGCGGTGCTGGTGGTGGGCCCGGCGTTTCGTGCTCCGGACCGGTCGTTGCCGGACCTGCCGTTGATTGAGTTTGTGCCGTTGCGGTTGGTGGATGAGCCGGATTTTCGAGGTGGGCAACCGCAGGTTCAGCCGCCGCCGGCCCGGACGGCCCCTCCTTCACCGCCGGCCCGACAGGAGCCGCCCCGGCTCGAGCCGCGGCCGGCGCCGCCCGATCGGGTGGCCGAGCGGCGTCCGGAGCCCGAGCCCCGGCGTGTGGCCGAGCCGCGTCCCGAGCCGGAGGTGCAGCGCGAGCCCCGGGCCGCGCCTGCGCGTCGGTTGCCGGAGGTGAGCACGCGTGTGGTGACCCGGCCGGTGCAGCCGCGGGAACGGGGTGGCGGGTCCGCGGATGATTCGGCCCGGGAGAATGCGGCCGAGGTGCGGGCGCGGCAGGAGGCGTTGCGTCAGGCGTTGAGTCGGCTGCAGGAGTTGGCCGGTTCGAGCACGGAGGTGAACGTACCGGGTCCGGGTGGTGAGGCATATGCGAATTATGCGCAGTATGTGAAGTCGGTGTACACGCGGGCGTGGTTGGTGCCGCCGGACCTGGATGTGGAGGATGCGACGGTGACGGCATCGGTGACGATTGCGCGGGACGGCACGGTGGTGTCGGCCCGGATTGTACGGGGCTCGGGACATCCGGCGGTGGATGCGTCGGTGCAGAGGACGCTGGACCGGGTGCGGTCGATTGGGCGGGAATTTCCGGCCGGTGCAACGGAGGACCGGCGGACCTTTACGATCATCTTCAACCTGAGAGCGAAGCGATTGACGGGATGAAACGAGGCATCTTTGGCAGGATGGGCTGGTGGGTCC from Limisphaera ngatamarikiensis includes these protein-coding regions:
- a CDS encoding MotA/TolQ/ExbB proton channel family protein; this encodes MNLPLFFAAAVARPVPTEWELVYVWNQTRPEAKVIIVCLLLFSIMAWSVMISKALQMRRARKLNQYFMEAFRSQKRVLDLFDRRVQAEGCPLFVVYQAGCAELDARLRGSDGEGRRRHLSLKGMEHVKRVLENAVAQEALKLESGLILLAIAVSGAPFLGLLGTVWGVMSTFAGVAQQGVATLTAMAPGVSAALSTTVAGLLVAIPSMFGYNWLVHHLRVLTVELDNFAQELVSRMETEYMAED
- a CDS encoding ExbD/TolR family protein, which gives rise to MRRFSQRTHLVTLSEINITPLLDLAFVLLIIFVITTPLLEQSLPLKLPQGGLPDTPLDPRLVRTVEITAQGVYILDRRPLRLDQVEAQLAQDFRVNPNLVVYIRADENGPYKHVAALLDRCLRHGITRFSLRTEAVRR
- the gap gene encoding type I glyceraldehyde-3-phosphate dehydrogenase, whose amino-acid sequence is MAVKVAINGFGRIGRLVYRALVEQGMVGRDIEVVAVGDIVPADNLGYLLKYDSTQGRFQGTIASEKSTPDRPDDDILIVNGHRMKVVSAKEPSQLPWKDLGVEVVIEATGLFTDVEKAKGHLAAGAKKVIITAPAKGDCLTVVMGVNHDQYDPARHHIVSNASCTTNCLAPLVYVLLKEGFGVEEGLMTTVHAYTATQKVVDGPSRKDWKGGRTAAINLIPSTTGAAKAVGLVLPEVKGKLTGMAFRVPVPTVSVVDLTVRTVKETSYAEICAAMKKASETYLKGILGYTDEEVVSTDFIHCPLSSIFDEGSGIELNKRFFKLVSWYDNEWGYSCRVADLLKLMIDKGL
- a CDS encoding aspartate-semialdehyde dehydrogenase, encoding MNRQPHVAVVGATGAVGIEMIRTLERRQFPLSRLTLLASARSAGKTIRFRNEEIPVQELKADSFRGVDLALFSAGSSVSKQFAPEAVKAGCVVVDNSSAFRMDDTVPLVVPEINGDDVRWHRGIIANPNCTTAITLMALYPLHRAFGCRRIFASSYQAVSGTGARAIAELERQVRQIVHGEPVTREVYPHQIAFNVLPHVDSFLPNGYTREEMKLENEGRKIMHHPGFRASVTCVRVPVYRAHSVAVSAEFEKPVSVEAALDVLRQAPGLDVIDDPARCEYPMPLYQAGKDNCAVGRIRKDCALDNGLCFWVCGDQLLKGAALNAVQIAELLLAT
- a CDS encoding SDR family oxidoreductase; protein product: MSAYEETLARLRARPARWLVTGAAGFIGSHLLEQLLLLDQWVVALDNFSTGKWENLEAVRAQVTPEQWARCRVVEGDVSDPGVCAAVCEGVEYVLHHAALGSVPRSIAEPRASHRANVTGTLELMEAARRAGVRRFVYASSSSVYGDDPHLPKQEDRIGRPLSPYAATKRVDEIYADTWGRVYGLECIGLRYFNVFGPRQDPEGPYAAVIPRWMEALWRGGSVTVYGDGETTRDFCYVGNVVQANLLAATVERAGAVHQVYNIAVGERTSLNALYRILVAGLKRWRPEVEPGRPVYEDFRPGDVRHSLADIRKAHEWLGYEPRYRLEEGLELTWAWFAARPAGQGCGGNGGAVARPRATA
- a CDS encoding cell envelope integrity protein TolA yields the protein MMDRWQRRGLMVSLALHGLLVAVLVVGPAFRAPDRSLPDLPLIEFVPLRLVDEPDFRGGQPQVQPPPARTAPPSPPARQEPPRLEPRPAPPDRVAERRPEPEPRRVAEPRPEPEVQREPRAAPARRLPEVSTRVVTRPVQPRERGGGSADDSARENAAEVRARQEALRQALSRLQELAGSSTEVNVPGPGGEAYANYAQYVKSVYTRAWLVPPDLDVEDATVTASVTIARDGTVVSARIVRGSGHPAVDASVQRTLDRVRSIGREFPAGATEDRRTFTIIFNLRAKRLTG
- a CDS encoding LamG-like jellyroll fold domain-containing protein gives rise to the protein MRAHRSDGVTWLGVGLMVWVVGGVADWGGAAEARWSWQDSYAEVDPRGDLRWRPRPFVFERGSSVRYIDFEGGDDGNEGDSPERPWKHHPWDPNAAGRAAAERGVHTYVFKRGSVYRGRLLVRDAGRPDEPIRLTADPEWGSGEAVICGSERVSRWVRGATHPDIPEPEKVWWTDLDFLPRSVWLVDATGGVRRIPLARTPNWKVSNPDDVKSEWWEWDNPGRPFGNVVTNGRGQILHLGIDTRHIRDRPEDYFRGALVWTEFGWVMSAPYPTPVEVVDLQRHGLGFAGWTGGGTNGVIMRGMRYYLEDKPHYLDDPEGEFWFERRGRGGRLYLRLPNDGDPRVERVEVGRWSNLVEGRRVEHVHVTGLTFRFTTPDWDLTAPPWDFRTQPWSLRPEQHPGCIFVWGEGRDIRIAHCRFEHVVMPVRIRAVEPGQRVDGVRIEDNEVCYTDHGIFSVCDGGAWGYADLRGRLGDVRIYRNRSFETARRPSRYSNGIGIEVAGARTVEIAGNILERSYAQGIDVLGGKRSGVWGDVPFTRILIHQNKVWESLLNCNDFGGIETWQGGPAYVFNNLSYNPLGYRHWNRSTGTDAGFGHAYYLDGAFKNYHFNNIAWGRGRDPKGAVVNCAAFQEIISYQNTFFHNTVYNFHMGSRRQEPRAGRNKYVANLWQGIGGYVFRHADPARTRAEGEAAQARPTGERYALELNAFSRNVFYDFAQMGVLEPSGRWLSRFEDFQRALREHRSLTYDLGVVSPVPLLRDPERGDFRPVAGSPAVDGGARVFVPWALAAVVGEWHFYPAGDDQALIPDEHWYLTDYHVSRDTYGDRPTYPLRVVNGRPEDFEVGLLEDWVRGALRFRADRRQYAVVTHAEMMRPFRFTDLKRSRHENAQPEPHVVEGEALRNLQVYRSGFLVELVVRVEAGHGGSVLVEKRRGTGYSLGVTEEGRLRFEVGPEGAGFRVESETRVNDGRWHHVLAEADRERRRLTLYLDGRVAGEAAGPDDSMSLANEGDFYVGGTPGGRWLEGVMDFLRVALGTLRDADTCVEELYAWEFDGPFLRDFAGRSPKGLRRDAGALELVDPPGDPVSAVR